GAAGTAAGGCCACTGTCGCAGGTCATCTTGCACAGGCCTGGAAACGAACTCTTAAACCTAACCCCAAACACATTAGAAGAATTGTTGTTTGACGACATTCCTTTTTTGCGAGTCGCGCAAGAGGAACACGATGCGTTTGCAAAAGCACTCGAAGACAACGGTGTCGAGGTGCTCTATCTCGAGAAACTGGTAGCAGATGTCTTTGACGAGAATCCGGATTTGCGCTCAAATTTTTTGGAGACGTGGGTTTTAGAAGCTGGAGTTCATTCCGATTATTACAAAAATGCAATCTTTGAATACATGAATTCAGAGTTCAAGGACACCCTTGAGTTTGTGTTAAAAACTATGGAAGGTGTCAATATCGATGAGCTTGACGTCGATTTGTCGCATTCTTTGAGAGCTTACGTTATTGAGAAGTCGACGTTGATTGTTCCACCGATGCCAAATCTTTACTTTACGCGCGACAATTTTGCGATGATTGGAAATGGCGTTTCAATTAATCACATGTATTCAGCCACCCGCAATCGCGAAACTATTTATGGTGACTACATTTTCTCGCATCATCCAACCTACAAGGACGTTCCTCGTTACTACGACAGGAAATATCCTTTCAGCATCGAGGGCGGCGACATTTTAAACATTAGTGAAACCTGTCTTGCTGTCGGCATTTCACAGAGGACCGAGGCTGACGGAATTCAGTTGCTTGCTGAAAATATTTTCGCGTCAGATTCGCCAATAGATACGATTCTTGCTTTTGAAATCCCAAACAATCGATCGATGATGCATCTCGACACTGTCTTTACTCAGATTGACTATGACAAATTTGTAGTTCATCCTGGCATTTTGGCACCTTTGACAGTTTATGAATTATCTAAGAAGGGTAAAGGTATTCGTGTCACTGAAGAGACAATGTCGCTAAAAAAGATTCTGAAAAAGCACGTTGGTTGCAAAGTTGAGCTCATCAAGTGTGGAGGTGGCAACAGAATTGTCGCCGAGCGAGAGCAGTGGAACGACGGTTCAAACACACTCTGTATTTCCCCTGGAAAAGTTGTTGTTTACGAACGAAACGATGTTACAAACGCGATTTTGGAGGAAAAGGGAATTGAAGTAGTGCAGATTCCATCCGCGGAGCTTTCTCGTGGCAGAGGAGGTCCTCGTTGCATGTCGATGCCGGCATGGCGTGAAGATTAGCCTCCATTATTTTATGGTTGGCACCATTGCACAAAAGTCAGAAATTTAAGGTTGGCACTTTTGTGCGATGGGTTAGTGGGCAGCTCTTGCGGGGGAAGGCACCTTTCCACTCATGGTTGGTACCTTTTACACGGCACCGCTAAAGAACTGTTACACGTTATGGTTGGCACCATTTTGAGTGCCACATGATTTTGGAAATCAGGCCAGTTGCATGCAGGTCTTAATGGTTTTAGTTGTTGATATTAGAGAAAGGATTTATGTATGCCAGTATCACTAAGCGGACGTCATTTTTTGAAGTTACTCGACTTTACTACTGACGAAATCAATTATTTACTCGATTTATCTCGCGAGCTAAAGAATTTGAAGCTAACCGGCACGCCTCATCGTTATCTTGAAGGAAAAAATATTGTTCTTCTTTTTCAGAAGACTTCTACCAGAACACGTTGCTCATTTGAGGTAGGCGCAATGGATTTGGGAATGGGCGTGACCTATCTCGATCCAGGTTCATCTCAAATGGGTAAAAAGGAATCGATTGAAGACACTGCACGCGTTCTTGGTCGTTTTTATGACGGCATTGAATTCAGAGGTTTTGCTCAAACCGATGTAGAAGAACTTGCCGAGAATGCAGGTGTTCCAGTTTGGAATGGTCTCACAACAGAGTGGCACCCAACACAAATGCTTGCAGACATCATGACTATGCAGGAAGCATTTAACTATGACATCAAAGGCAAGACACTTGTGTTCATGGGCGATGCTGCTAATAACGTTGCCCGTTCATTGATGGTGATTTGTTCTAAGCTTGGTCTAAATTTTGTAGCATGTTGCCCAGAGGCAAATGCACCAGGACAAGATGTGATTGATGCCTGCACTCCGATTGCTGAGGAAAATGGATGCACAATCACTGTCACCTCTGATGTAGAGAAGGCTGTCACTGGTGCTCACTGCATTTACACCGACGTTTGGGTCTCAATGGGTGAGCCAGATGAAGTTTGGGAGACCCGCATCAAAGACCTTGAGCCTTTCCGCGTAACGAAAGAGGTTATGGAAATGGCCGACAAAGACGCAATTTTCTTGCATTGCTTGCCATCGTTCCACGACACAAACACAACAATTGGTGCTGACATTGCTGAGAAATTTGGCGTAACTGAAATGGAAGTAACTGACGAAGTGTTCGAATCTCCTCAGTCAAAAGTGTTTGAGGAGGCGGAAAATCGCATGCACACCATCAAAGCTGTGATGTATGCAACTTTGAAATAGCCTAAAGGGGGAGCTGCGTTATGGCTTACGAAAAGCAAACAAACTGTAAAACAGTAGTAATCGCCCTTGGCGGGAATGCGCTTGGAAACACCCCGGCTGAACAGCTTGAGCTAGTGAAAAACACAGCGACGCACATTGTGGACATGGTTGCTGATGATGTCGATATCGTCGTTTCTCACGGCAATGGCCCACAAGTCGGAATGATCAACAACGCATTTGCCTATGCAAGCGCCAACGATGGCAAAACTCCTGAGATTCCTTTTCCTGAGTGCGGAGCAATGAGCCAGGGCTACATTGGTTATCACTTGTCGCAAGCAATCTTAAATGAATTGCGCGAGAGAGACATCAAACGCTCTTCTGCTTGTGTGGTCACACAAACGCTTGTTGATAAAGAAGATCCTGCATTCAACGATCCTACAAAACCTGTTGGCGCTTTCATGACAGAAGAAGACGCAAAAGCGAAAGCGGAAGAGACTGGTCTCACTTTTAAGGAAGACGCAGGACGCGGATGGAGACAGGTTGTCGCTAGCCCTGTCCCCATTAGGATTGTCGAGCTTGATGCAGTGAAAGACCTGGTAGACGATGGTTACATTGTTGTTGCTGGTGGCGGCGGCGGTGTCCCAGTCATTGAACAGGATGGTGGTTATCACGGGGTTCCTGCTGTTATCGACAAAGATCGCTCAAGTGCTTGCATGGCGGCAGAGTTTAAAGCTGACATGCTGGTGATTCTTACTGCTGTTGAGAAGGTCTGCATTAATTTTGGAACACCGGAGCAAGAAGAAATTTCTGAAATGACAATTTCTGAAGCTCGTGAGTTTATAAAGCAGGGGCATTTTGCACCTGGAAGCATGTTGCCAAAAGTGGAAGCATGTATTGACTACCTAGAGAAATTCGAGGGTGGTCGCGCTCTCATCACTTCGCTTGAGTGCGCTGCGGCCGGAATCAAAGGGGAGACCGGCACGGTTATTACGGTGTAGCTTTTTTGCCAGTTTAAGCGCGCGAACTGGCAGAAATCTATAGACTTTGCAAAATTTATAAATTTTTTGAAAGGAGGAAACATGGCAAAAATCGTCAATTCCTGGAACGATTGGGACCCTCTGAAACGAGTCATTGTTGGCCGTTGTGACAACTCTGTTATTCCGCCAGAGGAGCCAGCAACTTCAGAGAAAGTGCCAATCGACTCTGCCATGAGAGGCATGTGGGGTCTTCGCCCACTTGACACAGTAGAAAGAGGTAATGAGTGCCTCGAGAACCTGGTAAAGATTTTGGAGGATCGCGGCGTTATCGTTGATCGTCCAACTCCTTTGCAATGGAACCAGGCAATCGGTACTCCTGACTTCCGCAACGACTCAATGTTTACCTGCATGCCTCCTCGTGACATTTTGTTGACAGTTGGCAACGAGATTATCGCTTCTGCAAACTCATTTAGATGCCGCTATTTTGAGTATCTCGCCTATTGGCCACTCATGAAGCAGTATTTTGATGAGGACCCAGAGTTCCTATGGTCTCAAGCACCTCGCCCTCGTTTGACCGACAAGTCCTATAAGCACAATTATTATGATGAGAAGATTACTCTTGAAGAGCGTCTTGAAAGAACGGCTGCAAAGGACTTTGTCACAACTGAAATCGAGCCAATGTGGGACGCAGCTGACGTCATGAGAATGGGTAAGGACTTTTTCATTCAGCATGGTTTGACAACCAATCGCGCTGCTATGGACTGGTTCCAGAGATATTATCCAGACATCCGCATCCATGCGGTTAACTTCCCTGGAGACCCATATCCAATTCACATCGACGCTACGTTTGTTCCACTTCGTCCAGGTCTCATTATTAATAACCCTGTGCGTCCGCTTCCAGAAGAGCAGCGTGCAATCTTTGAGGCCAACGACTGGCAAATTGTCGACGCAGCACAGCCAGCACACACCGAGCCACCACCACTGTGCTACTCGAGTGTATGGCTGTCAATGAACTGCCTCGTTCTTGATCCTAAGACTGTAATTGTTGAGGCATCTGAAGTGCATCAGCTTGAGCAGATGGACAAGCTTGGCATGAATGTAATTCCTTGCGATCTTCGCGACGCATATCCATTCGGTGGAGGCCTGCACTGCAGCACTGCTGACGTTTATCGTGAGGGTGGTTGTGAGGATTACTTCCCTAACAGAGTCAAAGATTCTACTTTGGTTCGACCTGAGATGTGGGACTAGATCCCGCTTGATTTGTGGGGTGTGCACCTTTTGAACCGTGGGGACAGCCATAGCGTTGTAACCTGCATAAGGGGACAGCCATAGTGTTGTAACCTGCATCGTCGTGAGTAGCGTTGCGTGTTGTTATAGGACGCTGGTGGTCAACGGTGCAATGGTGTGGCAGTGCCAACCATGTACTCGTGACTGCAAAGCATTCGTATATGGGGACAGGCATGTCTCTATAATGATATTTTTGCAGGCAGTTGGTGGACGACGGAAGGACTGTAACTGCTTGTCGGAGTTGTGCCAACCATGGATTTCAGTAGGGTAAAACTGGCCTTACGAGGCTGGTACGGCGGGCTTTCGCTGACTCATGAGAGCCCGCCAGCTTCGAACTTTGAAAGGGCATTATTGTTTGTGGAATTGCAAATGGTGCCAACCATAAAGTTTGAAGCCGTGAGCTTTATTCTTGTTAAGCTCACTTGTAAAGTGTGCAACTTAAATTAACCAGGGAGGTTTTATAATGAGCGAGCACATTGTTATTACCGAAGAACAAAAACAGACGATGCTCAAGAAAGTTGTTGTTTCTTCGTTTTTAGGTAACTTCATTGAATGGTTTGACTACGCGAGCTATTCTTACTTTGCTGTTACTATCGGACTTGTATTTTTCCCGGAAGGCGATCCGATAGTAACAACAATGTCCGCTTTCGCCGTTTTTGCGCTCTCCTATTTGGTCCGCCCGATTGGCGGTCTGTTCTGGGGAAACATGGGCGATAAAAAGGGTCGACGGTGGACACTTTCAATTTCGATTCTTGTAATGACCACGGCAACGTTCTTGATTGGCTGCTTGCCAGGGTATGCAATGATTGGTTTGGCGGCTCCATTTTTGTTGCTTCTGTGCCGTATGACTCAGTCATTCTCCGCTTCTGGTGAATATGCAGGCGCTTCAACGTTTATTGCTGAGTATGCACCTGTAAAGAAACGCGGTCTTTATGTTTCTGCTGTTCCGGCATCAACCGCAACTGGCCTTCTTGTTGGTTCGTTTTTTGCAACCACCATGTTTGCAATTTGCGGTGGCGCTGACGCCCCGTTTGTTACTGAGTGGGGATGGAGATTCCCATTCTTGATTGCTCTTCCACTTGGTTGGATTACTAACTACATCCGAACCCACCTAGCTGACTCTCCAGTTTATGAACAAATGATGGAAGAAGCCGAAGCTGGTGGAAAAGAGGTTGGATCTAAGACTCCAGTTCGCGATGTTATTCGTAAATATCCAAGAACCACGATTATCTGCTTTGGATCTGCAATTTTGAACGCTATTGGTTTTTATGCAGTGCTTACGTTTATGCCTGCATATCTCGAATCTGTTCTCGAGTATGACGCAGCTTCAGCTGGCACAATTACAACGATTGTTCTGTTTGCCTACATCGCGTTCATTTTCATCTCCGGATGGTTGTCTGACCACTTCGGCAGAAAGAAGATGTTGTTGATTGCTGCGATAGGCTTTGTTGTTTGCACGATTCCTTGCTACATGCTGTTGGCAACGCTCGAGTTCTATGTCATTCTTGCAGCTGAGTTGTTCATGGCTCTTTTGCTCTGCATTAATGACGGTACACTGGCGAGTTATTTGTCAGAGCAGTTCCCAACGGAGGTTCGCTTCACTGGTTTTGCGTTTACGTTTAACCTTGCGAATGGTCTGTTTGGTGGCTCTTGCTCAGCCATTTGCTTGTGGCTCGTAAGCATTACGGGTAATCAATTGGCTCCTGGTTTCTACTTCGTCTCAATTGCTGTACTTGCTCTCATTGCGATTATTTTCTCTCGCGAGCAGTCGGGTACAGAGCTTTCGGAAGTCAAGATCAAGAACTAGGTTTATCTTGAGCGTCATCATGCAACGGTGCCAGCCATAACTGCCGACGAGGTTTGTATCGTTGCTTAACATAGGTGCCAGCCATAGATGAAACCCCTCCATTGTGCATCGTGTTTGCTGGTGCCAGCCATAAAGAAAAGGCGAGTTATGCTCGCCTTTTCTCTTTTTATCTAGTTAAAAGGTGCCAGCCATAAAATTAACAGCTAAAGCGCCAATCAGCAGAATAAAATCATTCACTGTTGCTTCATCATTTTGTTCATTTTTTATTCAGTTATCAGGCATTTTATATTCAGTTTTCATTCAGTTTTCATTAAGTTTTCATGCATGCTTTCTTTCTTATTTTTTTGGAATGTTCAAACTAACCTTTAATTCAATGAAAAACCCTTTGGGGAATCCCCAGCAATTGAGAATCCCCAACAATTGAAAGGAAGTAATTATGGGAAGAAAACCAAGAGTTGAATCGAGCATTCTCGTTCATAACATTGGACTTAAGGGGCATAACAGCCAGGTTGTGTTTTACGATGACGAGGACCGGCTAAAATTCATTGAATGTCTTAAGGAAAGCTGCTCGCGCTTTCATGTTTTGCTGCTTGGCTATGTTTTGATGAACAATCATGTTCATGCTTTTGTTTATGCTCCAATTGGGAACTGTGCAAGTGTGTTTGAGTCGGTGGGAGCCACGTTTGTCCGCTGGTTTAATCGCAAATATGGCAGGTCGGGCACCATCTGGAACGGACGTTTCTGCTCCAAGCCAATAAATTGCCGTCAACAATTGATAGATACTGCGGCGTAGATTTTCAATAATCCAGTTAAGGCTAAAGTTGTGCATGATGCTCGCGATTATCGCTGGTCAAGTTTTCGTGAACTAGATGATCCAAAGATCAACCCCGAGGCCTACAACTTTTTGGACTCTGTAGTGTCTGTCGAGTTTCTTAAAAAATACACTTGCGAACGAGCAAAAATGGATGTCGAACCTGAAATTTTTAAACAATGCGAGACTATTCCTAAAGATCCTGTTTCTGAGCTTCATTTAATTGAGATTGTGACAAGGTTCGTAAAAAAGCATAATGTTGGGAGGATTCCTTCTCTTCCAGAGAATTTGCTTAGGGCCCTTGTGAAAAAACTTCTCAGTCTTGGTTCTAATGTCACTCAAATTTCCCGAATTACGGGTATTAATCGGAGGCGCGTTGTTATTCTGAGTTCCTAACCTCCAGTTCATTCCCCGATATTCCCGCATTGTGTGACGACAAAGACTATGGTGACAGCCATGCAGATGGAATTACCGTGCAGATGAGACACCACATGGATGGGGGCAGCCATTCGGATGAAATAGACATGCAGAAGTGACAGCCATTCGGAGGGAACAACCTTTCAGTTGTGACAACCCATGCAGACGGCATAGTGCAAATTGGGTTTTTGTTGACGCTTGTTTGGCGATTCTAGTTTTGTTGTTTGACACTCGTTGCTATAATCTCAGCGGCATTGATAAGGTGGCGAATTGACTTACACTATGGTGTCCACACTGTGGTGCCAACCCTTGTTTGGTGAGTTTTGTTGTTTGGTTTTGGTTTTGTTGTTTGCACTCGTCGCTATGATCTCTGTGGCATTGATCAGGTAGCGAAGTTAGTTACACCATGGTGTCCACACTGTGGTGCCAACCCTTATTTGGTGAGTTTTGTTGTTTGCACTCGTTGCTATGATCTCTGCGGCAATGATAAGGTGGCGAATTGACTTACAATATGGTGTCCGCACTGTGGTGCCAACCCTAATGAAAATTGTCGATGGAAATGCACTACAATATGTTGAATGAATCAGCACAAAAAATATCGCGAACTTCCAGAAATTCCTTCGGGGAAAGCGAGTGGGACGATTACTCCTGGTTGCGCGGTTATTGAAGGGGGCGCTTTGCGAGGTGTCTACTCGCAGGGTGTTCTTGATGCGCTCATGGAAAATGACATAAATATGCAGACAGTCGTTGGTGTGTCTGCTGGTGCTTTGGCTGGAATGTGTTACGTCGCTGGGGACATCGGGCGTGGAATTCGTATAAATCTCAATTATCGGAAAGATCCACGCTATGTTGGGTTTGTCCCTTTGGTGACTGATTCCGGGATTTTTGGCATAGATTTCATTCTGAATGAAACCCCTAAAGAGTACACGTTTGATTACGAGCGATTTTTTTCTCCAGAGCGCCGATTTGCGGCCGTTGCTACTGATTGCGAAACCGGTGAGCCTGTTGTTTTTGAGCGCGGAAGATGCTCAAACATTTTTCAAGCAGTACGTGCGTCGGCATCAATGCCATTTATATCTAAGCCTGTCACCATTGACGGGAAGCCCTATCTCGACGGAGGATGTTCGAGAAGTAACCCTTGGGAGTGGGCTTTGAACGAAGGTTTTGAGAAGATTTTGTTGATTCGGAACCGTCCATTGGGTTTCAGATGTCCAGACAAATTGAATCACATGGCGCATTTTTATGACAAAAAATTTCCCAATCTAGCCAGCGTGTTAGAGCGTGACAACCTTGAGTATTCTCGCGAAAGCAAGGATGGAGAGCAAGCAGCAAAAGATGGCAAGGTGTTTCTCCTTTGCCCTGGCACCAATGAAACTGTGGGG
This portion of the Phoenicibacter congonensis genome encodes:
- a CDS encoding transposase, with the protein product MGRKPRVESSILVHNIGLKGHNSQVVFYDDEDRLKFIECLKESCSRFHVLLLGYVLMNNHVHAFVYAPIGNCASVFESVGATFVRWFNRKYGRSGTIWNGRFCSKPINCRQQLIDTAA
- the argF gene encoding ornithine carbamoyltransferase, whose translation is MPVSLSGRHFLKLLDFTTDEINYLLDLSRELKNLKLTGTPHRYLEGKNIVLLFQKTSTRTRCSFEVGAMDLGMGVTYLDPGSSQMGKKESIEDTARVLGRFYDGIEFRGFAQTDVEELAENAGVPVWNGLTTEWHPTQMLADIMTMQEAFNYDIKGKTLVFMGDAANNVARSLMVICSKLGLNFVACCPEANAPGQDVIDACTPIAEENGCTITVTSDVEKAVTGAHCIYTDVWVSMGEPDEVWETRIKDLEPFRVTKEVMEMADKDAIFLHCLPSFHDTNTTIGADIAEKFGVTEMEVTDEVFESPQSKVFEEAENRMHTIKAVMYATLK
- a CDS encoding MFS transporter produces the protein MSEHIVITEEQKQTMLKKVVVSSFLGNFIEWFDYASYSYFAVTIGLVFFPEGDPIVTTMSAFAVFALSYLVRPIGGLFWGNMGDKKGRRWTLSISILVMTTATFLIGCLPGYAMIGLAAPFLLLLCRMTQSFSASGEYAGASTFIAEYAPVKKRGLYVSAVPASTATGLLVGSFFATTMFAICGGADAPFVTEWGWRFPFLIALPLGWITNYIRTHLADSPVYEQMMEEAEAGGKEVGSKTPVRDVIRKYPRTTIICFGSAILNAIGFYAVLTFMPAYLESVLEYDAASAGTITTIVLFAYIAFIFISGWLSDHFGRKKMLLIAAIGFVVCTIPCYMLLATLEFYVILAAELFMALLLCINDGTLASYLSEQFPTEVRFTGFAFTFNLANGLFGGSCSAICLWLVSITGNQLAPGFYFVSIAVLALIAIIFSREQSGTELSEVKIKN
- a CDS encoding serine/threonine protein kinase, which codes for MAKIVNSWNDWDPLKRVIVGRCDNSVIPPEEPATSEKVPIDSAMRGMWGLRPLDTVERGNECLENLVKILEDRGVIVDRPTPLQWNQAIGTPDFRNDSMFTCMPPRDILLTVGNEIIASANSFRCRYFEYLAYWPLMKQYFDEDPEFLWSQAPRPRLTDKSYKHNYYDEKITLEERLERTAAKDFVTTEIEPMWDAADVMRMGKDFFIQHGLTTNRAAMDWFQRYYPDIRIHAVNFPGDPYPIHIDATFVPLRPGLIINNPVRPLPEEQRAIFEANDWQIVDAAQPAHTEPPPLCYSSVWLSMNCLVLDPKTVIVEASEVHQLEQMDKLGMNVIPCDLRDAYPFGGGLHCSTADVYREGGCEDYFPNRVKDSTLVRPEMWD
- a CDS encoding arginine deiminase produces the protein MPRVNVKSEVRPLSQVILHRPGNELLNLTPNTLEELLFDDIPFLRVAQEEHDAFAKALEDNGVEVLYLEKLVADVFDENPDLRSNFLETWVLEAGVHSDYYKNAIFEYMNSEFKDTLEFVLKTMEGVNIDELDVDLSHSLRAYVIEKSTLIVPPMPNLYFTRDNFAMIGNGVSINHMYSATRNRETIYGDYIFSHHPTYKDVPRYYDRKYPFSIEGGDILNISETCLAVGISQRTEADGIQLLAENIFASDSPIDTILAFEIPNNRSMMHLDTVFTQIDYDKFVVHPGILAPLTVYELSKKGKGIRVTEETMSLKKILKKHVGCKVELIKCGGGNRIVAEREQWNDGSNTLCISPGKVVVYERNDVTNAILEEKGIEVVQIPSAELSRGRGGPRCMSMPAWRED
- a CDS encoding patatin family protein, whose protein sequence is MNQHKKYRELPEIPSGKASGTITPGCAVIEGGALRGVYSQGVLDALMENDINMQTVVGVSAGALAGMCYVAGDIGRGIRINLNYRKDPRYVGFVPLVTDSGIFGIDFILNETPKEYTFDYERFFSPERRFAAVATDCETGEPVVFERGRCSNIFQAVRASASMPFISKPVTIDGKPYLDGGCSRSNPWEWALNEGFEKILLIRNRPLGFRCPDKLNHMAHFYDKKFPNLASVLERDNLEYSRESKDGEQAAKDGKVFLLCPGTNETVGRLEKDTERLKLFYWLGYYETLEKIDDIKKYLEV
- the arcC gene encoding carbamate kinase encodes the protein MAYEKQTNCKTVVIALGGNALGNTPAEQLELVKNTATHIVDMVADDVDIVVSHGNGPQVGMINNAFAYASANDGKTPEIPFPECGAMSQGYIGYHLSQAILNELRERDIKRSSACVVTQTLVDKEDPAFNDPTKPVGAFMTEEDAKAKAEETGLTFKEDAGRGWRQVVASPVPIRIVELDAVKDLVDDGYIVVAGGGGGVPVIEQDGGYHGVPAVIDKDRSSACMAAEFKADMLVILTAVEKVCINFGTPEQEEISEMTISEAREFIKQGHFAPGSMLPKVEACIDYLEKFEGGRALITSLECAAAGIKGETGTVITV